A genomic stretch from Natronomonas gomsonensis includes:
- a CDS encoding methionine adenosyltransferase translates to MSERNIRVEPVVGRAVEDQEVEIVERKGLGHPDSICDGIAEHVSQALASAYIDRVGKVLHYNTDETQLVAGTSAPAFEGGEVIEPIYLLITGRATKEYQGTRIPTETIALRAARDYFQKHFPLVDFGTDIIVDVKLGEGSGDLQEVFGEEGQQVPMANDTSFGVGHAPLTETENIVLEAERQLNGRYSVDNPEVGTDIKVMGKREGNEIDVTVAAAMVDNYIEGLDDYDDAVGGIREFVTDLASEYTDRSVEVHVNTADDYEEGSIYLTTTGTSAEQGDDGSVGRGNRANGLITPNRSMSMEATSGKNPVNHIGKIYNLLSTDIAESVVEEVSGIREIRIRLLSQIGQPIDKPHVADASLVTEDGVEVGDIEDEVEAIIDRELANVTSITKRVIDGELTTF, encoded by the coding sequence ATGAGCGAGCGAAACATCCGCGTCGAGCCGGTCGTCGGCCGCGCGGTCGAGGACCAAGAGGTCGAAATCGTCGAGCGAAAGGGGTTGGGACATCCCGATTCAATCTGTGACGGCATCGCAGAACACGTCTCACAGGCGCTTGCGTCGGCGTACATCGACCGCGTCGGAAAAGTCCTCCACTACAACACCGACGAGACACAACTCGTCGCCGGCACCTCCGCACCCGCCTTCGAAGGCGGTGAAGTCATCGAACCCATCTATCTACTCATCACCGGCCGCGCGACGAAAGAGTATCAGGGGACGCGAATCCCGACCGAAACCATCGCGCTCCGTGCCGCCCGGGATTACTTCCAGAAACACTTCCCGCTGGTCGACTTCGGGACGGACATCATCGTCGACGTGAAGTTGGGCGAAGGCTCCGGGGACCTCCAAGAGGTGTTCGGCGAGGAGGGCCAACAGGTGCCGATGGCCAACGACACCTCCTTCGGCGTCGGCCACGCGCCGCTGACCGAGACCGAGAACATCGTTCTCGAAGCCGAGCGACAGCTCAACGGCAGGTACAGCGTCGATAACCCCGAAGTCGGCACGGACATCAAGGTGATGGGCAAACGCGAGGGCAACGAAATCGACGTGACCGTTGCCGCCGCGATGGTGGACAACTACATCGAGGGGCTCGACGACTACGACGATGCTGTCGGCGGTATCCGCGAGTTCGTCACCGACCTCGCTTCGGAGTACACCGACCGCTCGGTGGAGGTCCACGTCAACACTGCTGACGACTACGAAGAGGGCTCTATCTACCTGACGACGACGGGCACCTCGGCCGAACAGGGCGACGACGGCTCCGTCGGCCGCGGCAATCGCGCCAACGGCCTCATCACGCCCAATCGCTCGATGTCGATGGAGGCCACCTCCGGGAAGAACCCCGTCAACCACATCGGGAAGATTTACAACCTACTCTCGACGGATATCGCGGAATCGGTCGTCGAGGAGGTCTCCGGCATCCGCGAGATTCGCATCCGACTGCTCAGCCAAATCGGCCAACCCATCGACAAACCCCACGTCGCCGACGCGAGCCTCGTCACCGAAGACGGCGTCGAGGTCGGCGACATCGAAGACGAGGTCGAAGCCATCATCGACCGCGAGTTGGCGAACGTCACCTCCATCACCAAACGCGTCATCGACGGGGAACTGACGACCTTCTGA
- the cyaB gene encoding class IV adenylate cyclase, producing MYEVELKVRADHESVRERLSELGAEPLGAVEQADTYYDHPVREFAETDEAFRIRRETHDGETTARVTYKGPLVEAASKTREELETEVADGETMGGIVEALGFEPAATVEKRRERFGYGEYTVTLDSVVGLDEYVEVETEAETVEPAREGAEELLSQLGLDAADQIRTSYLGLLLDDE from the coding sequence ATGTACGAAGTCGAGTTGAAGGTCCGAGCCGACCACGAATCAGTTCGGGAGCGGCTCTCGGAACTCGGCGCCGAGCCGCTGGGGGCGGTCGAACAGGCCGACACCTACTACGACCACCCGGTTCGGGAGTTCGCCGAGACCGACGAGGCGTTCCGCATCCGCCGGGAGACACACGACGGGGAGACGACGGCCCGAGTCACCTACAAGGGGCCGCTCGTCGAGGCGGCCTCGAAGACCCGCGAGGAGTTGGAGACCGAAGTCGCCGACGGCGAGACGATGGGCGGAATCGTCGAGGCGCTGGGGTTCGAGCCCGCTGCGACCGTCGAGAAGCGTCGCGAGCGGTTCGGCTACGGCGAGTACACCGTGACGCTCGATTCGGTCGTCGGACTCGACGAGTACGTCGAAGTCGAGACCGAAGCCGAAACCGTCGAACCGGCCCGAGAGGGTGCTGAGGAGCTGCTCTCGCAGTTGGGTCTCGATGCCGCAGACCAGATTCGAACGTCGTATCTCGGCTTGCTGCTCGACGATGAGTAA
- a CDS encoding HTTM domain-containing protein: protein MASGLSVPRTLEAVRPALERRLGVDARGLAAFRIALGCLLLLDLLGRAGDLRVFYTDAGVLPRAANAALYPTLSRLSLHGLSGALWAQAALFLVAGVFAVLLAVGYRTRFAATVSWVLLASLQLRNYLVLNGGDTVLLVALFVGLFLPLGDRWSLDALGRESRTPRQFVVGFGTAALLSQVVLIYTTNAIFKLRGSLWMEGEAVRYVFALDRFTVRLGDFFAGIEPLLVAVNWAWFGLLVAAPLLVVLIGRARTALTAAFLAAHVGMFLTMELGLFPHVMVACLLVFLPPSVWNRIERLLSGVVTRLEERLTTAEGHPRVPLGPSLPKAVRRSGHRIAPAATATILVVGLLWQAAAVGYLSVPSDSPVDPEDHSWKLFAPDPPTTDGWFVVDADLESGETVDAYPHADTGLDRPPDVAATYPNARWRKYLSEVRGGETERRAFAAYLCRSTDGPVDSVTVGFVREKIHLDGPNPTEYVEFGTYDCPAVGR from the coding sequence ATGGCGTCGGGGCTATCGGTTCCGCGAACGCTCGAAGCGGTTCGGCCGGCGCTGGAGCGCCGCCTCGGCGTCGACGCTCGCGGCCTCGCGGCGTTCCGAATCGCGTTGGGGTGTCTTCTCCTCTTGGATTTGCTGGGCCGTGCCGGGGATTTGCGGGTGTTCTACACCGACGCGGGCGTCCTCCCGCGGGCGGCCAACGCGGCGCTGTATCCGACGCTCTCGCGGCTGTCGCTGCACGGACTCTCGGGAGCGCTGTGGGCACAGGCCGCACTTTTTCTCGTCGCCGGCGTCTTCGCAGTCCTGCTCGCGGTCGGCTACCGAACGCGGTTCGCCGCGACAGTCTCGTGGGTGCTCTTGGCATCGCTGCAACTGCGGAACTATCTCGTCCTCAACGGCGGCGACACCGTCCTGTTGGTCGCGCTGTTCGTCGGCCTGTTCCTCCCGCTCGGCGATCGGTGGTCGCTGGACGCCCTCGGCCGCGAGTCGCGAACCCCTCGGCAGTTCGTCGTCGGCTTCGGGACCGCCGCACTGCTCTCACAGGTCGTGTTGATTTACACGACGAATGCGATTTTCAAGCTCCGCGGGTCGCTGTGGATGGAGGGAGAGGCCGTCCGGTACGTCTTCGCCCTGGACCGTTTTACGGTTCGACTCGGCGATTTCTTCGCCGGCATCGAACCGTTGCTCGTCGCGGTCAACTGGGCATGGTTCGGCCTGCTCGTCGCCGCACCGCTGCTCGTCGTTTTGATCGGCCGCGCTCGGACGGCGCTCACCGCTGCGTTCCTCGCGGCCCACGTCGGAATGTTCCTCACGATGGAGTTGGGGCTGTTTCCCCACGTCATGGTGGCCTGCCTGCTCGTGTTCCTGCCACCGTCAGTGTGGAACCGAATCGAGCGTCTGCTCTCGGGTGTGGTGACGCGACTGGAGGAGAGACTGACGACCGCGGAAGGTCACCCGAGGGTTCCCCTCGGGCCGTCGCTTCCGAAAGCGGTTCGACGCTCTGGCCACCGCATCGCCCCCGCCGCGACGGCGACGATACTCGTCGTCGGACTGCTGTGGCAAGCCGCGGCGGTCGGCTACCTCTCGGTACCGAGCGACTCCCCCGTCGACCCCGAAGACCACAGTTGGAAACTGTTCGCGCCCGATCCGCCGACGACGGATGGGTGGTTCGTCGTCGACGCCGACCTCGAATCGGGTGAGACGGTCGACGCCTATCCCCACGCCGACACCGGATTGGACCGGCCGCCGGACGTAGCCGCGACGTACCCCAACGCCAGGTGGCGCAAGTACCTCTCGGAGGTCCGCGGCGGCGAGACGGAACGCCGGGCGTTCGCCGCCTATCTCTGTCGGAGCACGGACGGCCCCGTCGACTCGGTTACCGTCGGCTTCGTCCGCGAGAAGATTCACCTCGACGGACCCAACCCGACCGAGTACGTCGAGTTCGGGACCTACGACTGTCCCGCGGTCGGCCGGTGA
- a CDS encoding FKBP-type peptidyl-prolyl cis-trans isomerase — MSDEPDEVEETDTEAEAAEEEVTDTETEEQDEVEAEGLQDGDFIRLAYTARTVEDDNLVDTTDEDVAEEEGVADQGTFEPRVIVLGEGHLFPQVEDDIRGKEVGDEGSVVVAGEDAFGEYDEEQVRTVSADKIDEDDRYPGARIQIDGEQGVLETIIGGRARVDFNHPLAGEDIEYDYEILEEVDGDLEQAKGLLGMFLDLDLEMWVETDEVEETRVEEPEEDDEDAEPETVTETVEKRTLYVESTPQLSMNQQWMMQKQQIAQQVIDLTDIDRILIQEILDGGGMGMGMGGMMGGMGGGGGVPDDVDIEEALEEADIDADEIADEL, encoded by the coding sequence ATGAGCGACGAACCCGATGAGGTCGAGGAGACCGACACCGAGGCCGAAGCGGCCGAGGAAGAAGTAACAGACACCGAGACCGAGGAGCAGGACGAAGTGGAAGCCGAAGGGCTGCAGGACGGCGACTTCATCCGACTGGCCTACACCGCCCGCACCGTCGAAGACGACAACCTCGTCGACACGACCGACGAGGATGTCGCAGAAGAGGAGGGCGTCGCCGACCAGGGCACCTTCGAACCGCGCGTCATCGTCCTCGGTGAGGGCCACCTCTTCCCGCAGGTCGAAGACGACATCCGCGGCAAGGAGGTCGGCGACGAGGGAAGCGTCGTCGTCGCCGGCGAGGACGCCTTCGGCGAGTACGACGAAGAGCAGGTCCGCACCGTCTCGGCCGACAAAATCGACGAGGATGACCGCTACCCCGGTGCTCGCATCCAGATTGACGGCGAGCAGGGCGTCCTCGAGACCATCATCGGCGGCCGCGCACGCGTCGACTTCAATCACCCGCTGGCCGGCGAGGACATCGAGTACGACTACGAAATCCTCGAAGAGGTCGACGGCGACCTCGAACAGGCCAAGGGTCTGCTCGGCATGTTCCTCGACCTCGACCTCGAGATGTGGGTCGAAACCGACGAGGTCGAAGAGACCCGCGTCGAAGAGCCGGAAGAGGACGACGAGGATGCCGAACCCGAGACCGTCACCGAGACCGTCGAGAAGCGCACCCTCTACGTCGAGTCGACGCCCCAGCTCTCGATGAACCAGCAGTGGATGATGCAGAAACAGCAAATCGCCCAGCAGGTCATCGACCTCACCGACATCGACCGCATCCTCATCCAGGAAATCCTCGACGGCGGCGGCATGGGGATGGGCATGGGCGGCATGATGGGCGGCATGGGCGGCGGCGGTGGCGTCCCCGACGACGTCGACATCGAGGAGGCCCTCGAAGAGGCCGACATCGACGCTGACGAAATCGCCGACGAACTGTAA
- the aroC gene encoding chorismate synthase yields MNGNRFGRLFQVTTFGESHGDAMGVTVSGCPAGVELDEEAIQYELDRRKPGQSKITTSRGEPDEVTVNSGTQDGYTTGTPIGMVIQNKDARSGKYEPFITAPRPSHGDFTYSAKFGTRNWGGGGRSSARETVNWVAAGAVAKQVLEQSEHDVRIKAHVNQIGDIEAPDITFEEMVEHSEENEVRCGHPETAEQMRECIDEYQQEGDSIGGSIEFEIRGVPRGLGGPRFDAFEARLGQAMLSVPATTGFEFGLGREARTYTGKDRNDEWTFYEGGRDDVVAEEGDPIPVENDHGGLQGGITTGLPIYGEVTLHAPTSIPKEQQTADWETEEIVDDAQVIGRHDPVLPPRGVPVVEAMLYLTVLDFMLLGGRINPDRLDGRAGEYDTDYHPSSPRNE; encoded by the coding sequence ATGAACGGCAACCGCTTCGGTCGGCTCTTTCAGGTGACCACGTTCGGCGAGAGCCACGGCGACGCGATGGGCGTCACCGTCTCCGGCTGTCCCGCAGGCGTCGAGTTGGACGAGGAGGCCATCCAGTACGAACTCGACCGGCGAAAACCCGGGCAATCGAAGATTACCACCTCCCGCGGGGAACCCGACGAGGTGACGGTCAACTCCGGGACGCAGGACGGCTACACCACCGGCACCCCCATCGGCATGGTCATCCAGAACAAAGACGCCCGCTCCGGCAAGTACGAACCCTTCATCACCGCGCCACGGCCCTCCCACGGCGACTTCACCTACTCGGCGAAGTTCGGCACGCGCAACTGGGGCGGTGGCGGCCGGTCGTCGGCACGCGAAACCGTCAACTGGGTCGCCGCCGGGGCAGTCGCAAAACAGGTGCTCGAACAGTCCGAGCACGACGTGCGAATCAAAGCCCACGTCAACCAAATCGGCGACATCGAGGCGCCCGACATCACCTTCGAGGAGATGGTCGAACACTCCGAGGAGAACGAAGTTCGGTGTGGCCACCCCGAGACGGCCGAGCAGATGAGAGAGTGCATCGACGAGTACCAACAGGAGGGCGACTCCATCGGCGGCTCAATCGAGTTCGAAATCCGCGGCGTCCCCCGCGGTCTCGGTGGCCCCCGATTCGACGCCTTCGAGGCCCGCCTCGGACAGGCTATGCTGTCCGTCCCGGCAACGACGGGCTTCGAGTTCGGCCTCGGCCGGGAGGCCCGAACCTACACCGGGAAGGACAGAAACGACGAGTGGACCTTCTACGAGGGCGGCCGCGACGATGTCGTCGCCGAAGAGGGCGACCCCATCCCCGTCGAGAACGACCACGGCGGCCTGCAGGGCGGCATCACGACTGGCCTTCCCATCTACGGCGAAGTGACGCTGCACGCGCCGACCTCGATTCCCAAGGAGCAACAGACCGCCGACTGGGAGACCGAGGAAATCGTCGACGACGCACAGGTCATCGGCCGCCACGACCCCGTCCTCCCGCCGCGTGGCGTCCCCGTCGTTGAGGCAATGCTGTATCTCACCGTCTTGGACTTCATGCTGCTGGGCGGCCGCATCAACCCCGACCGACTCGACGGCCGCGCCGGCGAGTACGACACCGACTACCACCCTTCCAGTCCGCGCAACGAGTAA
- a CDS encoding hydantoinase B/oxoprolinase family protein encodes MTDEETPSGETGVDPVTLEVVRNACAAVCEEMNATLVRTSYSPNIKERKDCSCALFGADGTLVAQAENMPVHLGAMPFSVEAALDAFPPETLEPGDAVLLNDPYDGGAHLPDLTLVTPVYHDGDLAAFTANRAHHADIGGATAGSVGSDSTEIYQEGLRIPPVKLRVGGEANDAVYDLIERNVRTPEERRGDLRAQVAANETGAERFRELLDRYGPTTLADALAEITDYSERRMRGELAEIPDGTYRFEDRLDGDGRGNEDLPVVASVTVDGESVTVDFASTADQTPGPINAVFAVTASATYYAVRAVTDPDIPPNEGCYRPIDIQTPDGSIVDPDPPAAVVGGNLETSQRVTDVVLGAFAEAVPERAAAAGQGTMNNVTFGGTDPDGDSFAFYETQAGGFGAHADGDGMDAVHVHMSNTLNTPAEVLETAYPLRVRRYALRPDTGGAGEYRGGLGLRRDIEVLTDATCSLLADRQRHPPYGLVGGEGGACGETYLLADGERRRLPEKSTHDLAAGDTVSLRTPGGGGYGDPTDRRRSALERDIELGKVSLDAARETYGYDP; translated from the coding sequence ATGACAGACGAGGAGACGCCATCGGGGGAGACCGGAGTGGACCCGGTGACACTGGAGGTCGTCCGCAACGCCTGTGCCGCGGTCTGTGAGGAGATGAACGCCACGCTCGTCCGGACGAGTTACTCACCGAACATCAAAGAGCGAAAGGACTGCTCGTGTGCGCTGTTCGGCGCCGACGGAACGCTCGTCGCCCAAGCCGAGAACATGCCCGTCCACCTCGGGGCGATGCCCTTTTCCGTCGAAGCGGCGCTAGATGCGTTCCCCCCGGAGACGCTCGAACCGGGCGACGCCGTGCTGTTGAACGACCCCTACGACGGCGGCGCCCACCTGCCGGATTTGACGCTCGTGACGCCCGTGTATCACGACGGCGACCTCGCGGCGTTCACCGCCAACCGTGCCCACCACGCCGACATCGGCGGTGCGACGGCCGGCAGCGTCGGGTCGGATTCGACGGAAATCTATCAGGAGGGACTCCGCATCCCGCCGGTGAAACTCCGGGTCGGCGGCGAGGCCAACGACGCCGTTTACGACCTCATCGAGCGGAACGTCCGCACGCCGGAGGAGCGCCGCGGAGACCTCCGGGCACAGGTCGCGGCCAACGAGACGGGCGCAGAACGGTTCCGGGAACTCCTCGACCGCTACGGCCCGACAACGCTTGCGGACGCCCTCGCGGAGATAACTGATTACTCCGAGCGACGAATGCGCGGCGAACTCGCCGAGATCCCGGACGGAACGTATCGCTTCGAGGACCGACTCGACGGCGACGGCCGGGGCAACGAGGACCTCCCGGTCGTCGCGTCGGTGACCGTCGACGGCGAGTCGGTGACCGTCGACTTCGCGAGCACGGCCGACCAGACGCCCGGCCCGATAAACGCCGTGTTCGCGGTCACGGCGTCGGCGACGTACTACGCCGTCCGCGCCGTCACCGACCCGGATATCCCGCCCAACGAGGGCTGTTACCGCCCCATCGACATCCAGACGCCCGATGGCTCTATCGTCGACCCGGACCCGCCGGCGGCGGTGGTCGGCGGCAACCTCGAAACGTCCCAGCGGGTCACTGACGTGGTTTTGGGCGCCTTCGCCGAGGCGGTCCCCGAACGCGCCGCTGCGGCCGGACAGGGGACGATGAACAACGTCACCTTCGGCGGTACCGACCCTGACGGCGACTCGTTTGCGTTCTACGAAACCCAGGCCGGTGGCTTCGGCGCACACGCCGACGGCGACGGAATGGACGCCGTCCACGTCCACATGAGCAACACGCTCAACACGCCCGCGGAGGTGTTGGAGACGGCGTATCCGCTCCGCGTCCGTCGGTACGCCCTCCGACCGGACACCGGCGGCGCCGGCGAGTACCGCGGCGGTCTCGGCCTCCGACGCGACATCGAGGTCCTGACCGACGCGACCTGTAGCCTGCTGGCCGACCGCCAGCGGCACCCGCCATACGGACTCGTCGGTGGCGAGGGGGGTGCCTGCGGAGAGACGTACCTGCTGGCGGACGGCGAGCGGCGCCGCCTCCCGGAGAAATCGACACACGACCTCGCTGCTGGCGACACGGTTAGCCTTCGGACGCCCGGCGGCGGTGGCTACGGCGACCCGACGGACCGCCGGCGATCGGCGCTCGAACGGGATATCGAACTCGGGAAGGTGAGCCTCGACGCCGCCCGCGAAACCTACGGATACGACCCCTGA
- a CDS encoding alpha/beta fold hydrolase, translating into MSELDATTRDVSVDGTDVRVYVAGPDEGRPILLLHGGGMDAASVSWKKAFPALSETHRVYALDWPGYGESDPVPNEKTPHVDYYVDVLGTVLSELDLLEVTLVGISKGGGIALGYTLDRPARVSRLCLVDSYGLAGDVPGGKPGAAYVKAPKLLEATWWAMKRSRRVTRAAIKNLVNPANLDEEFVDDAVREVQRPNAGDAYRRFQRAEVGWRGLRTNYADRMSELPVPTLFVHGEDDDLIPLEQSKAAADAAPVADLFTLADCGHWPPREHPEAFVARLDAWLQRG; encoded by the coding sequence ATGAGCGAACTCGACGCGACGACGCGAGATGTCTCCGTGGACGGAACGGACGTTCGCGTGTACGTGGCCGGCCCAGACGAGGGACGCCCGATACTGTTGCTGCACGGCGGCGGGATGGACGCCGCCAGCGTCTCCTGGAAAAAAGCGTTTCCGGCGCTTTCGGAGACCCACCGCGTCTACGCGCTCGACTGGCCCGGATACGGCGAAAGCGACCCCGTTCCCAACGAAAAAACCCCACACGTCGACTACTACGTCGACGTTCTGGGTACCGTCCTTTCCGAACTCGACCTCCTTGAGGTGACGCTCGTCGGCATCTCGAAAGGGGGCGGCATCGCACTCGGCTACACGCTCGACCGACCGGCACGGGTCTCTCGGCTCTGTCTCGTCGACAGCTACGGCCTCGCTGGCGACGTTCCGGGTGGTAAACCCGGTGCGGCCTACGTCAAGGCGCCGAAGCTACTGGAGGCGACGTGGTGGGCGATGAAGCGAAGCCGCCGCGTGACGAGAGCCGCCATCAAGAACCTCGTGAACCCGGCGAACCTCGACGAGGAGTTCGTCGACGACGCTGTTCGAGAGGTTCAACGACCGAATGCCGGCGATGCCTACCGACGCTTCCAGCGCGCGGAGGTCGGCTGGCGTGGCCTCCGGACGAACTACGCCGACCGGATGTCCGAATTGCCGGTCCCGACGCTTTTCGTCCACGGCGAGGACGACGACCTCATTCCCCTCGAACAGTCGAAGGCAGCGGCCGACGCCGCGCCCGTCGCTGACCTGTTCACGCTCGCCGACTGCGGCCACTGGCCGCCGCGGGAACACCCCGAGGCGTTCGTCGCACGACTGGACGCGTGGCTTCAGCGGGGCTAA
- a CDS encoding guanosine monophosphate reductase — protein MPYETGLSYDDVLLVPQRSPVDSRSEVDLSTELADGIELQLPITTAAMDTVTEAEMARAVAESGGLGVVHRFLPIDEQAAMVRSVADDDHPVAAAVGIAEAHLERARALVEAGVSMLVVDVAHGHMDRALEATADLAETFPETPLCAGNVVTREAVADLAAAGADCVKVGVGPGSHCTTREVTGFGMPQFTAVEQCAAAADEAGVTTIADGGIRTSGDAVKALLAGADAVMMGGFFAGCAEAPGETVEIDGEQYKRSRGMSTAAAAEDRDDKEGDVDADEGVEAVTEYVGPVAPHLEEFVAGIRSGFSYAGAHDLSTAQKNAEFMEVNGTTKGRNGAHGFARKK, from the coding sequence ATGCCCTACGAAACGGGACTCTCGTACGACGACGTGTTGCTCGTGCCACAGCGGTCGCCGGTCGACAGCCGCTCGGAGGTCGACCTATCGACGGAGTTGGCCGATGGCATCGAACTGCAGTTACCGATAACGACGGCGGCGATGGACACCGTCACCGAGGCGGAAATGGCCCGCGCCGTCGCCGAGTCCGGCGGACTGGGCGTCGTCCATCGGTTCCTTCCAATCGACGAACAGGCCGCGATGGTTCGGTCGGTGGCCGACGACGACCACCCAGTCGCCGCCGCGGTCGGCATCGCCGAGGCCCACCTCGAGCGAGCACGGGCGCTGGTCGAGGCGGGCGTCTCGATGCTCGTCGTCGACGTCGCTCACGGCCACATGGACCGAGCGCTGGAGGCGACGGCTGACCTCGCCGAGACGTTCCCCGAGACGCCGCTGTGTGCCGGCAACGTCGTCACCCGCGAGGCGGTTGCCGACCTCGCGGCGGCGGGTGCCGACTGCGTGAAGGTCGGTGTCGGCCCCGGCTCACACTGCACCACCCGCGAAGTGACTGGGTTCGGGATGCCGCAGTTCACGGCCGTCGAGCAGTGTGCTGCTGCGGCCGACGAGGCCGGCGTCACGACCATCGCCGACGGGGGTATCCGAACCTCCGGCGACGCCGTCAAGGCGCTGTTGGCGGGCGCCGACGCCGTGATGATGGGCGGGTTCTTCGCCGGGTGTGCGGAAGCACCGGGCGAAACCGTCGAAATCGACGGCGAGCAGTACAAGCGTTCCCGTGGCATGTCGACGGCGGCGGCCGCCGAGGACCGCGACGACAAGGAGGGCGATGTCGATGCCGACGAGGGCGTCGAGGCCGTCACCGAGTACGTCGGCCCGGTCGCGCCGCATCTCGAGGAGTTCGTCGCCGGCATCCGCTCGGGCTTCTCGTACGCCGGCGCTCACGACCTCTCGACCGCCCAGAAGAACGCCGAGTTCATGGAAGTCAACGGGACGACGAAGGGGCGAAACGGCGCCCACGGGTTCGCACGCAAGAAGTGA
- a CDS encoding DUF5804 family protein — translation MTRVCLVGSEDVELRYELVSRETARNALATYDLREPYRNTVALETVSLGAAVALLNDLNWYLVRFADESLVLEPSVSDEEWLSRDLAAAIRDNDVAAEDSERFLKVFGISDGELLEPMFVTRTGHELPEYDLHEVDDTLVVRVSEDEFGA, via the coding sequence ATGACGAGGGTGTGTCTGGTCGGTAGCGAGGACGTGGAGTTGCGCTACGAACTCGTCAGCCGCGAGACGGCCCGCAACGCGCTCGCAACCTACGACCTCCGGGAACCGTATCGAAACACCGTCGCCTTAGAGACCGTCTCCCTCGGTGCGGCCGTCGCCCTGTTGAACGACCTCAACTGGTATCTCGTCCGCTTCGCCGACGAATCGCTGGTCCTCGAACCCTCGGTTAGCGACGAAGAATGGCTCTCCCGTGACCTCGCGGCGGCAATCCGGGACAACGACGTTGCGGCCGAGGACTCCGAGCGCTTCCTGAAGGTGTTCGGCATCAGCGACGGCGAGTTGCTCGAACCGATGTTCGTCACCCGCACCGGCCACGAACTACCGGAGTACGACCTCCACGAGGTCGACGACACGCTCGTCGTCCGCGTCAGCGAAGACGAGTTCGGTGCCTAG
- a CDS encoding PLP-dependent cysteine synthase family protein has translation MKRGILGTVGSPLVQVESPPGAVIAAKIESKNPGGSAKDRPALAMVEAAEATGELTPGDRIVEPTSGNTGIGLSMVAAAKGYDITVVMPASKSPERRAIMNAYGADLELVDGTISDAKDRADELEAEGMVQVRQFENPANPESHYRTTGAEIIEQVGDRTVDALVAGIGTGGTITGTARRLKEAFPEMEVVGVEPEDNAVLSGGEPGDDDFQGMGPGFVSPNLDRDLLDSVETVDIESAEAECRRLARGEGILVGQSSGGSLLAAKRVAERLAEDRGVESCPGPDNEVGILEDDPTDPEPIPDDCPLVVTVFWDSGERYMSTGMFD, from the coding sequence ATGAAACGGGGCATTCTCGGTACGGTCGGGTCGCCGCTGGTGCAGGTCGAGTCGCCACCGGGGGCGGTCATCGCAGCGAAAATAGAATCGAAGAACCCTGGTGGGTCAGCCAAGGACCGCCCGGCGCTGGCGATGGTCGAAGCCGCCGAAGCCACCGGTGAGTTGACTCCGGGTGACCGTATCGTCGAACCTACCTCGGGCAACACGGGTATCGGGCTCTCGATGGTCGCTGCCGCGAAGGGGTACGACATTACGGTCGTGATGCCCGCCTCGAAATCCCCGGAGCGCCGCGCCATCATGAACGCCTACGGCGCCGATTTGGAACTGGTCGATGGAACCATCTCGGACGCCAAGGACCGCGCCGACGAACTCGAAGCCGAGGGGATGGTCCAGGTCCGGCAGTTCGAGAACCCCGCCAATCCAGAGTCCCACTACCGGACGACCGGCGCCGAAATCATCGAACAGGTCGGCGACCGAACCGTCGACGCCCTCGTCGCCGGCATCGGCACCGGCGGCACCATCACGGGCACCGCCCGCCGACTCAAGGAGGCGTTCCCCGAGATGGAGGTCGTCGGCGTCGAACCCGAGGACAACGCCGTTCTCTCGGGCGGCGAACCGGGCGACGACGACTTCCAGGGGATGGGCCCCGGCTTCGTCAGTCCGAACCTCGACCGTGACCTCCTCGACAGCGTCGAGACGGTCGACATCGAATCGGCCGAAGCCGAGTGTCGCCGCCTCGCTCGCGGGGAGGGCATTCTCGTCGGGCAATCGTCGGGCGGGAGCCTGTTGGCTGCAAAGCGGGTCGCCGAGCGACTGGCCGAAGACCGCGGCGTCGAGTCCTGTCCCGGCCCGGACAACGAGGTCGGCATCCTCGAAGACGACCCTACCGACCCCGAACCGATTCCCGACGACTGCCCGCTCGTCGTCACCGTCTTCTGGGACTCCGGGGAGCGCTACATGTCGACCGGAATGTTCGATTAG